A stretch of Lathyrus oleraceus cultivar Zhongwan6 chromosome 6, CAAS_Psat_ZW6_1.0, whole genome shotgun sequence DNA encodes these proteins:
- the LOC127091972 gene encoding putative pentatricopeptide repeat-containing protein At3g11460, mitochondrial produces the protein MSIEHRRHFTVPPPDTGESKHNPTTTWNCYLRELSKQKKYQEALTVYRHMLRSSFFPNTFTFPVLLKSCALLSLPLTGSQLHSHIIKTGSQPDPYTRSSLINMYSKSSLPHLARKVFDEESINLTISYNAMVSGYSSNSMILEAVNLFRKMRREVSFSVNSVTMLGLVSGFTLPSHLKLGACLHACGFKFGFESDLSVANSFLTMYVKCGEVEQARQLFDEIPVKDLITWNAMISGYAQNGHARRVLELYFEMKKMGGVNPDPVTLLGVLCSCANLGAQGIGREVEKKIEQLGFRSNSFLTNALINMYARCGNLVRAREVFDCMDDRNKSVVSWTAIIGGYGIHGEGEIAVELFDAMVRSGVRPDRTVFVSVLSACSHAGLTEKGLKYFDEMVRKHGLQPGPEHYSCLVDLLGRAGRLKEAMDLIDSMKVKPDGAVWGALLGACKIHRNVELAEVAFQHVIELEPTNIGYYVLLSNVYSDAKNLDGVLKVRIMMRDRKLRKDPGCSYVEYKGKMHLFYSGDKSHPRIKEIYRMLDELESLVKEIHQPDHKCQGKTEEPLIGAGVHSEKLALAFGLLNTKPGTDITVMKNLRVCVDCHVFFKLVSKIVNRQFIVRDATRFHRFKNGVCSCKDYW, from the coding sequence ATGAGCATTGAGCACCGCCGTCACTTCACAGTGCCGCCACCTGACACCGGCGAGTCAAAACACAACCCAACGACGACATGGAACTGTTACCTAAGAGAGTTATCAAAGCAAAAAAAATACCAAGAAGCACTAACCGTATACCGTCACATGCTCCGTTCATCATTCTTCCCCAACACATTCACCTTCCCAGTCCTCCTCAAATCATGCGCACTCCTCTCTCTCCCCCTCACCGGATCCCAGCTCCACTCCCACATCATCAAAACCGGGTCACAGCCCGACCCGTACACCCGCTCTTCTCTCATCAACATGTACTCCAAATCATCTCTCCCTCACCTCGCTCGTAAAGTCTTCGACGAAGAATCCATAAACCTCACCATCTCTTACAACGCCATGGTTTCCGGATATTCTTCTAACTCCATGATCTTAGAAGCCGTTAACCTCTTCCGCAAAATGCGGCGAGAAGTTAGCTTTTCGGTTAATTCAGTTACAATGCTCGGTTTAGTTTCGGGTTTCACGCTCCCTAGTCACTTAAAACTTGGTGCGTGCTTACACGCTTGTGGATTTAAGTTCGGTTTTGAGTCTGATTTATCAGTTGCTAATAGTTTTTTGACAATGTATGTTAAGTGTGGCGAAGTGGAACAAGCGCGCCAACTGTTTGATGAAATTCCTGTGAAGGATTTGATAACGTGGAACGCTATGATTTCTGGTTATGCGCAAAACGGTCATGCTCGACGTGTTTTGGAGCTTTATTTTGAGATGAAGAAGATGGGTGGGGTGAATCCTGATCCTGTTACGCTTCTTGGTGTTTTGTGTTCTTGTGCGAACCTTGGTGCACAAGGAATTGGTCGTGAGGTGGAAAAGAAGATTGAGCAACTTGGATTTCGGTCGAATTCTTTTTTAACGAATGCGTTGATTAACATGTATGCTCGGTGTGGGAATTTGGTTCGTGCTCGGGAGGTTTTTGATTGTATGGATGATAGGAACAAGAGTGTTGTGTCTTGGACTGCAATTATTGGCGGGTATGGGATTCATGGAGAAGGTGAGATTGCAGTGGAGCTTTTCGATGCAATGGTTAGGTCAGGTGTGAGGCCTGATAGAACGGTTTTCGTGAGCGTTCTTTCGGCTTGTAGTCATGCTGGATTGACTGAGAAAGGATTGAAGTATTTTGATGAGATGGTGAGGAAGCATGGTTTGCAGCCTGGTCCTGAGCATTATTCTTGCTTGGTTGATCTTTTGGGTAGGGCTGGTAGATTGAAGGAAGCGATGGATCTCATAGATTCGATGAAGGTGAAACCGGATGGTGCTGTTTGGGGAGCACTTCTTGGTGCTTGCAAGATTCATAGAAATGTAGAACTAGCAGAAGTGGCTTTTCAACATGTCATTGAGCTTGAACCTACAAATATAGGTTACTATGTTTTGCTGTCAAATGTGTACTCTGATGCTAAGAACTTAGATGGGGTTTTGAAAGTTAGAATCATGATGAGGGATCGAAAGCTTAGAAAGGATCCTGGGTGTAGCTATGTGGAATATAAAGGAAAAATGCATCTTTTTTACTCTGGAGATAAGAGTCATCCCCGGATTAAGGAAATATATAGAATGCTGGATGAATTGGAAAGTCTTGTGAAGGAGATTCATCAACCGGATCACAAGTGTCAGGGAAAGACTGAAGAACCGTTAATTGGTGCTGGGGTGCACAGTGAAAAATTAGCACTTGCTTTTGGTCTCTTGAACACTAAGCCTGGAACAGATATTACTGTCATGAAGAACCTGAGAGTGTGTGTGGATTGTCATGTGTTTTTTAAGTTGGTCAGTAAGATTGTCAATCGCCAATTTATTGTTAGAGATGCCACTCGCTTTCACCGTTTCAAGAATGGGGTCTGTTCTTGCAAGGACTACTGGTAA